The Desulfobulbaceae bacterium DNA window AGGGCGGTTTCTGGCATGAATGGAAGTTCAATGTTATTAAGGTTAGGTAGTTTAGTACTTTGGAGCGTATGCAGAAGGCTTAAGGCAGCCTTCTGCATAGAGAGTATTGCCTCTGCGTTTCATTGATCTCTGTTGTTTGTAGTTTATACTCTATTGTTCCAGATTAATTCGATTTTTTCTGTTATCGAATCATGTCAGGCAGCCTTAGCAGCAGATCCTGGGTATAATCGGTGAGCTTGATCATCATCCATGAGGCGAAGAACAGCAGGGAGAACATGACTGCTACAATCTTGGGGACAAAGGTGATGGTCATCTCCTGGATTTGGGTAGTGGCTTGAAAGATGGCGATAGCAAGACCTACAATCAGGCCTACCAGGAGCGGCGGCGCGGACAGTAACAAAGAGATGTAGACGGCATCTTGTCCGAGATTGATGGCTTCAAGCGCAGTCATTTCAGACTCCGTAACTGTGAATCAGGGAGCCGACGATCAGGTTCCAGCCGTCCACCATCACAAAGAGAAGGAGTTTGAATGGCATGGAGATCATTACCGGCGGCAGCATCATCATGCCCATGGCTAAAAGGACGCTGGACACCACCATGTCGATGACCAGAAAGGGCAGAAAGAGGACGAATCCGATCTCAAACGAGGTTTTCAGCTCACTGATCATGAAGGCTGGCACCAGGATGGTGGTTGGCACTTCGTCTTTGTTTTGAGGTTTTTCAAGCTTGGCCAGGGACAGAAACAGGGCGAGATCCTTCTCTCTGGTCTGCTTGAACATGAAGGCTCGAAGAGGTTTTATGCCTTGTTCCATAGCAATCTCCAAGGAGATCTTCTCATCTAGGTAGGGCTTGATGGCGGTTTCGTTCATCTGTTTGAAAACCGGGGCCATGATGAATAAGGTCAGGAACAAGGCGAGTCCGACCAGAGTCTGGTTGGGTGGGGTTGTCTGAGTCCCCAGAGCTTTCTTTAAAAACGAGAGGGCGATGATCAGCCGGGTGAAGGGGGTCATCATCATTAGGATGGCTGGAGCCATTGATAAGATGGTGAAGACCAACAGGATTTCGACCAGCACCGAGACCTGCTTGGGGTTGGTGGTCTCGCCGAGTCCAATTTGCATGGTGGGGAGTTGGAGCGCTGAGGCAATGTCGGGATTACTGGTGACGGCAAGAAGTGTGATGAGCGCTGCGATACCTTGTAACCGCGGAGACCTTGGGGGGCAGATCCAACTCAGCTGGATAACCTTCGGGTCAGTTGTTGGCCACTGCTGGAGAGAGGAGGACTTTGTCCTGATGCTCATGGCGATTCCTGCTTGGTATGGGGCGTGGGCTCGGTGTCGCTATCACCCTGTATTGTGGTGGTCTGCTGCGCCCGGATTGTTTTTTTTAAAAGTCCGGCAAATCCTGGGTTGGCAGTGACTGGCCTGCTGGTGAGCGCAGCCTTGGTCTCCGGGCCTAAGTCGGAGAGGAGGTTGATATTGTGATCGGTGATGCCGAGGGCGAGGCAATGGCCGGCTACATCGACGATGGCGATATACTTTTTGGGCGCCACCATTCGGGTTTCAAGGATGGTAATCGCCGAACTGCCCCGGCCAAGTCCTGTGCCAAGGCCGGTCCGCTTGATGGCATAGAGAAGAACCAGCATGATGCCGACGACGACCAGGAGTGAGCCCGAAACTTTAATTATGGCAGAGAGCAGCGAGGAGGTCTCTGCGGACAAGAGGGGGGCTCCGCCGGATGATTCAGCAGCCAGGCAGGTTCCAGTCGCGCTGACGAGGTGCCAGGTCGTAAAAAGGAACGTCGCAGGAGCCGCTAAAACTCTTGTGTCTGCTTTTTTTGCCACGGTTATGCCATGTTCCTTACTCGTTCGGCCTGGCTGATGATTTCAGTGATTCTAACGCCGAAACGGTCGTTGACCACGATAACCTCTCCCTTGCCGAGCAGCTTGTTGTTGACGTAGATATCAACCGTCTCTCCTGCGTTCTTCGAAAGTTCGATTACAGAACCTTGGGTGAGCTGGAGCATGTCATTGATGATCATTTTGGTTCGACCCAGTTCTGCCGTAACCTCTAAGGGGATATCGAGCAGAAAGTCGAGATTCCTGTTCCCTTCATCGTCGATGGCCCCAGCCCCTAATTCCGAAAAGCTGGGAGTGGACCCGTTCTGACCACTCATGGCTGCTGCCCAGTCGTCACCGGAATCATTTTTTGTTGGATCGTCTGCCATTGTTGCACTCCTTATAACGACCTGATAGGTCTTGTTTTATTCTCGTTCTCGATCAAAGACTTTCCGTTTTATCAGGAAGGCCTTATTGCCGCGGCGGATGCCGGGGGTACCCATGAATTTGCGGACTCCTGCCAGGTAGCAGGGTAACAGGTCGTCTTTTCGGCGGTCGAGCTGGATGATATCACCTTTTTGTAGTTCGATGATATCGCCTGCTGGGATGGAGGCCTTCCCCAATTCAACCTTGATCTCGACTGGCATGTTTTTGATGTTTTCCTCCAGGTTCCTGGTCAGCAGGAGATCCTCTTCGCTCTGTTCTCGCTGGAAGGCGGTGGTGAGCTTGCTCTTGACCGATTC harbors:
- the fliQ gene encoding flagellar biosynthesis protein FliQ, with the translated sequence MTALEAINLGQDAVYISLLLSAPPLLVGLIVGLAIAIFQATTQIQEMTITFVPKIVAVMFSLLFFASWMMIKLTDYTQDLLLRLPDMIR
- the fliP gene encoding flagellar type III secretion system pore protein FliP (The bacterial flagellar biogenesis protein FliP forms a type III secretion system (T3SS)-type pore required for flagellar assembly.), with the translated sequence MSIRTKSSSLQQWPTTDPKVIQLSWICPPRSPRLQGIAALITLLAVTSNPDIASALQLPTMQIGLGETTNPKQVSVLVEILLVFTILSMAPAILMMMTPFTRLIIALSFLKKALGTQTTPPNQTLVGLALFLTLFIMAPVFKQMNETAIKPYLDEKISLEIAMEQGIKPLRAFMFKQTREKDLALFLSLAKLEKPQNKDEVPTTILVPAFMISELKTSFEIGFVLFLPFLVIDMVVSSVLLAMGMMMLPPVMISMPFKLLLFVMVDGWNLIVGSLIHSYGV
- the fliO gene encoding flagellar biosynthetic protein FliO; translated protein: MAKKADTRVLAAPATFLFTTWHLVSATGTCLAAESSGGAPLLSAETSSLLSAIIKVSGSLLVVVGIMLVLLYAIKRTGLGTGLGRGSSAITILETRMVAPKKYIAIVDVAGHCLALGITDHNINLLSDLGPETKAALTSRPVTANPGFAGLLKKTIRAQQTTTIQGDSDTEPTPHTKQESP
- the fliN gene encoding flagellar motor switch protein FliN; amino-acid sequence: MADDPTKNDSGDDWAAAMSGQNGSTPSFSELGAGAIDDEGNRNLDFLLDIPLEVTAELGRTKMIINDMLQLTQGSVIELSKNAGETVDIYVNNKLLGKGEVIVVNDRFGVRITEIISQAERVRNMA